From the Porphyrobacter sp. CACIAM 03H1 genome, the window GCGCGAGACGCGGATCTTGCGATCGTCATCCTCGACCTCGATCTCGGTCAGGCCGGTTTCGTTGAGCAGTTCGGCCAGTTCACGCACCAGTGCGGTGTCGATGTTCATGCCCGACTTGCGCCCGTTTGCCTTGCCGGATTGGCCAGCGTCATTTGCCATGTATGCCCCTTGCTGTGTGGTGCGACCGTAGACCGCGAGCGTCTATTGCCGCCAATTGCGGCAGGCAAGTGGCAGCGGTGCAAAATGTGAAAGTCCGGTGACGATTTCAGACTTTGCCTGCCGCTACGGCTTCGAGTGCGATGAGGTAGGAACGCGCGCCGTGGCCCTCCACCGTCAGCGCCGCGCCCATGCCGACATAGGAGAGGTGGCGGAAGGGCTCGCGGGTCTTGGGGTCGGACAGGTGGACCTCGATCACCGGCGTGCGGATCGCCTTGATCGCATCGAGCAGCGCGATGGAGGTGTGGGTGTAGGCCGCCGCATTGAGCAGCACCGCCCGCGCGCCTTCG encodes:
- a CDS encoding type II 3-dehydroquinate dehydratase is translated as MTNLVYVLNGPNLNLLGTREPEIYGTTTLDDIAGMLEDRARELGLEIEMRQTNHEGMLVDWLHEAQAEGARAVLLNAAAYTHTSIALLDAIKAIRTPVIEVHLSDPKTREPFRHLSYVGMGAALTVEGHGARSYLIALEAVAAGKV